Proteins from a genomic interval of Rhodococcoides fascians A25f:
- a CDS encoding alpha/beta hydrolase, with translation MTQQQRTELDGLLRHGPLDVGGDVAEQRVIFHDMISAVPLPSDVSTVEDELGGVPVVLVDTPGTDPSRAVLYLHGGAYALGSAADSVGLANDVSRRVGARVISVDYRLAPEHPFPAALDDALAVYRALLDQGTSSESIAVVGESAGGGLAISLLAALRAHDLPQPCCAAVFSPWVDLTVSGTAPPPKPTSTPRSPPRLCARVPATTSATTTWTHCSPVPSTPTSPVCHHC, from the coding sequence ATGACCCAGCAGCAACGCACAGAACTGGACGGACTGCTGCGCCACGGCCCACTCGACGTCGGAGGAGACGTCGCCGAGCAACGCGTGATCTTCCACGACATGATTTCGGCAGTGCCCCTGCCCAGTGATGTGTCGACCGTCGAGGACGAACTCGGCGGAGTGCCTGTCGTTCTCGTCGACACCCCTGGAACCGACCCGTCCCGAGCGGTGCTGTACCTGCACGGCGGCGCATACGCGCTCGGATCGGCGGCGGACTCGGTCGGGCTGGCCAACGATGTCTCTCGACGAGTCGGTGCGCGTGTCATCTCGGTCGACTACCGCCTTGCACCCGAACATCCATTCCCCGCGGCCCTCGACGACGCACTGGCCGTCTACCGGGCCCTACTCGATCAGGGCACGTCCAGCGAAAGCATTGCAGTCGTGGGCGAATCCGCCGGAGGTGGCCTGGCGATCTCGCTGCTCGCCGCACTCCGCGCCCATGATCTGCCGCAACCCTGCTGCGCCGCGGTCTTCTCACCCTGGGTCGATCTGACTGTGTCGGGCACAGCGCCACCACCAAAGCCGACCTCGACCCCGCGCTCACCGCCGAGGCTCTGCGCACGCGTGCCCGCGACTACGTCGGCGACAACGACGTGGACCCACTGCTCGCCAGTCCCATCGACGCCGACCTCACCGGTTTGCCACCACTGCTGA
- a CDS encoding MFS transporter — MTLLAMTPVQDMNKPYSRRWSALVVLCLSLLIVVMANTALLVAAPSMTLDLSLTSSDLQWVIDGYTVPYASLMLLCGVIGDRYSRRGALILGLIIFVAGSIAGALTDATVGVILARIVMGVAAAIVMPATLSLLVATFPKRERATAVTVWAATSGLAIAAGPLLAGWLLESFTWHSTFLINVPIALAAIVGAVVLVPPSRAVDPGAIDWVGGLLSVLAVSTVVYAIIEGMHFGWTVGPLYFALVGLLSIVGFVGWELRHPNPLLDVRMFSSRILSGATLAVLVFFLVTFGAIYFVAQYLQFALGYGPVSTGVHLLPLAGAVFVGSGITMWLTPKLGPRVTVTAGMVVGTLSVVSLIGIDPTATYSDFLPVLTLLGLAIGLSVSPCTDAIMGEFPDSKLGVGGGLNDTALELGGSLGIAVLGSVLAASYRQGIEGFLQTFPGKQPNGQYTGQAAEGLAASQDSLAGAVIVSDIIRAQNAFLSGFADNLQANAVAAFGDAVTHTSLVAAVVFGVGTVIVALLIPSRSAALATSSERIPFEPIVPFVVPPAKDGAADREVAELEQLLERPSAAKIEKPSARHALRAAEEDTPKVVPKSEPTRTVAEPALVDAELERPSIYQLASKVYELDASVARQARVDAKSGERVTIHQLALSNLARTRRVEAEEALDAALELSDLPVAPASEPVQPAAPLQTFYQRASKQHANCTEFKERSSSMWAMPL; from the coding sequence ATGACGTTGCTTGCGATGACGCCTGTCCAAGATATGAACAAACCGTATTCACGACGCTGGTCGGCTCTGGTGGTCCTGTGCCTGAGTCTGCTGATCGTGGTCATGGCCAACACGGCCCTGCTGGTCGCGGCACCATCGATGACTCTCGACCTGAGTCTGACCAGCAGTGACCTGCAGTGGGTGATCGACGGCTACACCGTCCCATACGCGTCTCTGATGCTGCTGTGCGGCGTGATCGGCGATCGCTACAGCCGTCGTGGGGCACTGATTCTCGGCTTGATCATCTTCGTGGCGGGTTCGATTGCCGGGGCACTCACCGACGCCACCGTCGGAGTCATCCTGGCGCGCATCGTCATGGGCGTCGCCGCGGCGATCGTCATGCCCGCAACGCTGTCGCTGTTGGTCGCCACGTTCCCGAAGCGAGAGCGCGCCACCGCCGTCACCGTATGGGCGGCTACCTCGGGACTCGCCATTGCAGCCGGACCACTGCTTGCGGGTTGGCTCCTCGAGAGCTTCACCTGGCATTCGACTTTCCTGATCAACGTTCCTATTGCGTTGGCGGCCATCGTCGGAGCCGTCGTCCTGGTTCCGCCGTCGCGGGCCGTCGACCCCGGCGCGATCGACTGGGTCGGTGGATTGCTGTCGGTCCTGGCCGTGTCGACCGTCGTGTACGCCATCATCGAAGGAATGCACTTCGGCTGGACCGTCGGGCCGTTGTACTTCGCGCTCGTCGGCCTGCTGTCGATCGTGGGCTTCGTGGGATGGGAACTGCGCCATCCCAATCCGCTGCTCGACGTCCGAATGTTCTCCTCCCGCATCCTCAGTGGCGCGACCCTCGCGGTGCTGGTGTTCTTCCTGGTCACGTTCGGTGCGATCTACTTCGTCGCCCAGTACCTCCAGTTCGCCCTCGGGTACGGCCCGGTCTCCACGGGCGTGCACCTCTTGCCGTTGGCCGGCGCAGTCTTCGTCGGATCCGGAATCACGATGTGGCTCACACCGAAGCTCGGACCACGCGTCACCGTGACCGCGGGCATGGTCGTGGGAACGCTGTCGGTCGTCTCGTTGATCGGAATCGACCCGACCGCAACGTACTCCGACTTCCTGCCCGTGCTGACGCTGCTCGGTCTCGCGATCGGCTTGTCCGTCTCGCCGTGCACCGACGCCATCATGGGCGAGTTTCCGGACAGCAAGCTCGGTGTGGGCGGCGGACTCAACGACACAGCGCTCGAACTCGGCGGCTCGCTCGGAATCGCCGTGCTCGGTTCGGTGCTCGCCGCGTCCTATCGGCAGGGAATCGAAGGCTTTCTGCAAACCTTCCCCGGTAAGCAACCGAACGGCCAGTACACCGGGCAGGCAGCGGAAGGGCTTGCTGCGTCCCAGGATTCGCTTGCCGGTGCAGTGATCGTGTCCGACATCATTCGCGCCCAGAATGCGTTTCTCAGCGGGTTCGCAGACAACTTGCAGGCCAATGCCGTCGCCGCGTTCGGCGACGCGGTGACGCACACCAGCCTGGTTGCCGCCGTGGTGTTCGGCGTCGGCACGGTGATCGTGGCGCTGCTGATCCCCTCGCGGAGCGCGGCACTGGCGACGTCGTCGGAGAGGATCCCGTTCGAGCCGATCGTGCCCTTCGTCGTTCCGCCTGCCAAGGATGGAGCAGCCGACCGTGAGGTAGCCGAACTCGAGCAGCTACTGGAACGGCCGTCGGCCGCAAAAATCGAAAAGCCGAGTGCGCGGCACGCACTACGTGCCGCCGAGGAAGACACACCGAAAGTCGTGCCGAAGAGTGAGCCGACGCGCACCGTGGCCGAGCCGGCTCTGGTGGACGCAGAACTCGAACGCCCCAGCATCTACCAGCTGGCCTCGAAGGTGTACGAACTCGATGCATCCGTTGCCCGACAGGCCCGCGTGGACGCCAAGTCCGGTGAGCGGGTGACGATTCACCAGCTCGCGTTGTCGAACCTGGCGCGCACCCGACGCGTCGAGGCAGAGGAAGCCCTCGACGCCGCACTCGAACTCAGCGATCTCCCGGTTGCGCCCGCTTCGGAGCCGGTGCAACCCGCTGCTCCGCTGCAGACCTTCTACCAGAGGGCGAGCAAGCAACACGCGAACTGCACCGAATTCAAGGAACGCTCGAGCTCCATGTGGGCAATGCCGCTGTAG
- a CDS encoding alpha/beta hydrolase, whose translation MRTRARDYVGDNDVDPLLASPIDADLTGLPPLLIQVGSHEILLDDAIRLAARAADRNVEVDLQVWPEVPHVFQGFAALLDDADRALNAVAVFMERHGFASASPTRRS comes from the coding sequence CTGCGCACGCGTGCCCGCGACTACGTCGGCGACAACGACGTGGACCCACTGCTCGCCAGTCCCATCGACGCCGACCTCACCGGTTTGCCACCACTGCTGATCCAAGTCGGCTCGCACGAGATCTTGCTCGACGACGCTATCCGGTTGGCAGCCCGTGCGGCTGATCGGAACGTCGAGGTGGACCTTCAGGTCTGGCCGGAGGTACCACACGTCTTCCAGGGCTTCGCCGCTCTGCTCGACGACGCCGACCGCGCGCTGAACGCCGTGGCCGTTTTCATGGAGCGACACGGGTTCGCGTCAGCGTCACCGACTCGCCGCTCGTAG
- the ilvD gene encoding dihydroxy-acid dehydratase: MTTPQNPPEKQSPDIDVKPRSRDVTDGLEKTAARGMLRAVGMGDDDWVKSQIGVASSWNEITPCNLSLERLAKEVKKGVHAAGGYPLEFGTISVSDGISMGHEGMHFSLVSREVIADSVETVISAERLDGSVLLAGCDKSLPGMLMAAARLDLASVFLYAGSTLPGFATLSDGSEHQVTIIDAFEAVGACSRGLMSRADVDTIERAICPGEGACGGMYTANTMASAAEAMGMSLPGSASPPAPDRRRDGFAHASGEAVVDLLRRGIRTSDILTKEAFENAIAVVMAFGGSTNAVLHLLAIAHEAQVELTLADFTRVGAKVPHLADVKPFGKHVMTDVDAIGGVPVVMKALLDAGLMHGDCMTVTGKTVAQNLAHIAPPDPDGKVLRALDKPIHPTGGITILEGSLAPGGAVVKSAGFDSDVFVGTARVFERERAAMDALENGTITAGDVVVIRYEGPKGGPGMREMLAITGAIKGAGLGKDVLLLTDGRFSGGTTGLCVGHVAPEAVDGGPIAFVRDGDQIRLDVGKGTLDLLVDAAELDSRAQGWAPLPPRYTRGVLAKYSKLVGSASNGAVLI, encoded by the coding sequence ATGACGACCCCGCAGAATCCCCCGGAAAAGCAATCCCCCGACATCGACGTCAAACCGCGTAGTCGCGACGTCACCGATGGACTGGAGAAGACGGCAGCGCGCGGCATGCTCCGCGCCGTCGGCATGGGCGACGACGACTGGGTCAAGTCCCAGATCGGTGTCGCATCGTCGTGGAACGAGATCACCCCGTGCAACCTCTCGCTCGAGCGGCTGGCCAAAGAGGTCAAGAAGGGCGTCCACGCCGCCGGCGGGTATCCGTTGGAATTCGGCACCATCTCGGTGTCCGACGGCATCTCGATGGGCCACGAGGGCATGCACTTCTCGCTGGTCTCCCGTGAGGTCATCGCCGACAGCGTCGAAACCGTCATCAGCGCCGAGCGCCTCGACGGCTCGGTCCTGCTCGCCGGGTGCGACAAGTCTCTGCCCGGAATGCTCATGGCCGCAGCACGTCTGGACCTGGCGAGCGTGTTCCTCTACGCCGGTTCCACATTGCCCGGCTTCGCCACCCTGTCCGACGGCAGCGAGCACCAGGTGACGATCATCGACGCATTCGAGGCCGTCGGGGCCTGTTCACGCGGACTGATGTCGCGGGCCGACGTCGACACCATCGAACGCGCCATCTGCCCCGGTGAAGGTGCCTGCGGCGGAATGTACACCGCCAACACGATGGCCAGTGCAGCCGAGGCAATGGGAATGTCGTTGCCCGGCAGCGCATCACCGCCCGCACCGGACCGTCGACGCGACGGATTCGCACACGCCAGCGGCGAGGCCGTCGTCGACCTTCTCCGACGCGGCATCCGCACCAGCGACATCCTCACCAAGGAAGCGTTCGAGAACGCCATTGCCGTCGTCATGGCCTTCGGTGGCTCCACCAACGCCGTCCTGCATCTCCTCGCCATCGCCCACGAAGCGCAGGTCGAGCTGACCCTGGCCGACTTCACCCGCGTCGGCGCAAAGGTTCCCCACCTCGCGGACGTCAAGCCGTTCGGCAAGCACGTCATGACCGACGTCGACGCCATCGGCGGAGTACCCGTCGTGATGAAGGCTCTGCTCGACGCCGGCCTGATGCACGGCGACTGCATGACGGTCACCGGAAAGACCGTGGCACAGAACCTCGCTCACATCGCACCGCCCGATCCCGACGGCAAGGTGCTGCGCGCACTCGACAAGCCGATCCACCCGACAGGCGGCATCACCATTCTCGAGGGCTCACTTGCTCCGGGCGGGGCCGTCGTCAAGTCCGCAGGCTTCGACTCCGACGTATTCGTCGGTACCGCACGAGTTTTCGAGCGCGAGCGTGCGGCAATGGATGCTCTGGAGAACGGAACAATCACCGCCGGCGACGTCGTCGTCATCCGCTACGAGGGCCCCAAGGGCGGGCCGGGAATGCGTGAGATGCTCGCGATCACCGGAGCGATCAAGGGCGCGGGCCTCGGCAAGGATGTCCTGCTGCTCACCGACGGACGGTTCTCCGGCGGCACCACGGGCCTGTGCGTCGGACACGTTGCCCCCGAGGCAGTCGACGGCGGTCCCATCGCCTTCGTCCGCGACGGTGACCAAATCCGACTCGACGTCGGCAAGGGCACCCTCGACCTCCTGGTCGATGCAGCCGAACTGGACTCCCGCGCACAGGGTTGGGCTCCGCTGCCGCCGCGCTACACCCGCGGAGTGCTGGCGAAGTACTCGAAGCTGGTGGGATCGGCCTCGAACGGTGCGGTGCTGATCTAG